In Monomorium pharaonis isolate MP-MQ-018 chromosome 3, ASM1337386v2, whole genome shotgun sequence, a genomic segment contains:
- the LOC105838730 gene encoding uncharacterized protein LOC105838730 isoform X4, with protein sequence MSSEDTTDNATAACAADSVTNCSDVAAESIGKNWVQFEEETDHPEETINAAKRKVAANSSGAPAVIKPESVTVQVDKIGKSIDSPSDINDRKTNEYRGAVIATESVQINLDRSGLSRSITSETPDLKLPSDAVRASEAAAKSASLKTIDLRDVSNGRNASSNVISTSIGNIRQGFANGDTIVTLLPVNTKWPWITPARFRPELVPEELMAQGLTLTVEDYVHIMELLVNDVRFNMYNICYKRILVLWIFTAFVVLLGLLFSGVTGLTLFGLGVMWHKILLGLDDRGKISCHKVNLCFIYFDTTDCIKKLQEVIEREEREGRVIGGDDASDLSRQRELQQRMDIDDGDIVIQGSTTTRISRKQERAELLLLRYTSRWARHFVRRRLDLVIDSQERDRGVMGLSVPPRHCVSARCPCQFIEDHLKHKPKGYPPGFTWCAYLSEPVGRFDMVPSYQ encoded by the exons ATGAGTTCCGAGGATACAACTGACAATGCGACAGCAGCCTGTGCTGCGGACAGTGTAACTAATTGCTCCGACGTAGCTGCGGAAAGCATTGGAAAGAATTGGGTCCAATTCGAGGAGGAGACGGACCATCCTGAGGAGACCATCAACGCCGCCAAGAGAAAAGTAGCCGCCAATAGTAGCGGTGCACCCGCCGTGATAAAGCCAGAGTCGGTCACTGTACAGGTCGACAAAATCGGCAAGAGTATCGATAGTCCGTCTGATATTAATGATAGGAAAACCAATGAGTACAGAGGTGCTGTGATTGCAACCGAATCCGTCCAAATTAACTTAGATAGATCAGGTTTAAGTCGTTCGATTACGTCCGAGACGCCGGATCTCAAGTTACCGTCCGATGCGGTTCGTGCGTCAGAGGCAGCGGCCAAGAGTGCCTCCCTGAAGACGATCGATCTGCGGGACGTGTCCAACGGGAGGAACGCGTCCAGTAATGTGATCAGTACGTCTATCGGAAATATCAGACAGGGTTTCGCCAATGGTGACACTATCGTTACTCTCCTGCCAGTGAATACCAAGTGGCCATGGATTACCCCGGCCAGATTCAGACCGGAATTGGTACCGGAGGAATTGATGGCACAAGGACTAACc cTTACAGTGGAAGATTATGTCCACATAATGGAATTACTTGTGAATGATGTGCGCTTCAACATGTATAACATATGCTACAAGAGGATCCTCGTTCTTTGGATATTTACCGCCTTCGTTGTGCTGCTCGGTCTATTGTTCTCCGGTGTGACTGGTCTTACGTTATTTGGACTCGGTGTTATGTG gCATAAAATATTGCTGGGATTGGACGATAGAGGGAAAATCTCCTGCCACAAAGTCAACCTGTGTTTCATATACTTTGATACTACAGATTGCATT AAAAAGCTACAAGAAGTAATAGAACGGGAAGAACGCGAAGGTAGAGTAATTGGTGGCGATGATGCAAGCGATTTAAGTCGACAACGAGAATTGCAACAGCGTATGGACATCGACGACGGTGACATTGTTATACAAGGCAGCACCACCACAAGAATCTCCCGTAAACAG GAACGGGCGGAGTTGCTGTTGCTGAGGTATACGTCTCGATGGGCACGTCACTTCGTGCGTCGCAGACTTGATCTGGTTATAGACTCTCAGGAACGTGATAGAGGTGTTATGGGTCTGTCTGTTCCACCGCGCCACTGTGTCTCCGCCCGTTGCCCTTGTCAATTCATTGAGGACCATCTTAAACACAAGCCGAAAG GGTATCCACCAGGATTTACATGGTGTGCCTACCTTAGTGAACCTGTAGGACGATTTGATATGGTACCAAGTTACCAATAG
- the LOC105838732 gene encoding tetratricopeptide repeat protein 19 homolog, mitochondrial, translating to MYYLNLVSRASRCFLSSINFVRSTTNARRNVHVYKGVFIKPLRFDTRIERYRFNDRDKRHERRSRMLLAVPLPTLILNYFLGIDSDEEVPEVIMTIKRSVLLIQKGEYNKAEQMLHLALRQAQTIQHYDAITYIYDVMANLAFDTGKYRKAENLFVSVLQRLMLNGAKEDDIRVIHISLKMAKVFEHLNEPKKAEQGYKFCMENLKSHIGKDPDNKDAILLQGMTFDWYAKMLLSQARYTEAFNYFLQAYDICKKMNGEEHEQTVVLLNDLGTICCIRGEYDEAIKYLSAAAKIGENLPDMADLGSIHVNLGNVLLKKGLYDEAKKSCQRGRKIAKSRDDNDSLLEAIECLKEVKRLLSL from the exons ATGTATTACCTAAATTTAGTGTCTCGTGCATCAAGATGCTTCTTATCAAGTATCAATTTTGTACGGTCAACAACGAATGCTCGACGTAACGTACATGTCTACAAAGGTGTTTTTATAAAACCCCTACGATTTGACACTAGGATAGAAAGATACCGTTTTAACGACAGGGATAAGCGGCATGAAAGAAGATCCAGGATGCTCCTCGCTGTGCCCTTGCCcactttaattttgaattattttcttgGTATCGATTCCGACGAAGAAGTCCCAGAAGTTATTATGACAATCAAGCGATCTGTTTTGTTAATACAG AAGGGAGAATATAACAAGGCAGAGCAAATGCTGCACCTAGCATTGCGCCAAGCACAAACCATACAGCATTACGATGCTATCACATATATCTACGATGTGATGGCTAATCTTGCTTTTGATACTGGAAAATATCGCAAAGCAGAGAATTTGTTTGTGTCAGTTTTACAAAGGTTGATGTTGAATGGAGCCAAAGAAGATGACATTCGCGTTATTCATATAAGCTTGAAGATGGCAAAagtttttgaacatttaaatgAGCCAAA gaAAGCAGAACAGGgctataaattttgtatggaGAATTTAAAATCGCATATTGGAAAAGATCCTGATAATAAGGATGCTATATTGCTACAAGGTATGACCTTTGATTGGTATGCAAAAATGCTACTTTCCCAGGCTCGGTATACCGAAGCTTTCAACTACTTTCTTCAGGCTTATgacatatgtaaaaaaatgaatggTGAGGAACATGAACAGACTGTAGTTTTGCTTAATGATTTGGGAACAATTTGTTGTATACGGGGAGAATATGACGAAGCTATTAAATACTTATCTGCTGCAGCAAAAATAG GCGAAAACTTACCTGATATGGCTGACTTGGGTTCAATTCATGTCAATTTAGGGAATGTGCTTCTGAAAAAAGGTTTATACGATGAAGCAAAAAAATCTTGTCAACGAGGAAGAAAAATAGCTAAAAGTAGAGACGACAATGATTCTTTGTTAGAAGCCATTGAATGTCTCAAAGAAGTAAAAAGATTACTGTCATTGTAA
- the LOC105838730 gene encoding transmembrane protein 268 isoform X1: MSSEDTTDNATAACAADSVTNCSDVAAESIGKNWVQFEEETDHPEETINAAKRKVAANSSGAPAVIKPESVTVQVDKIGKSIDSPSDINDRKTNEYRGAVIATESVQINLDRSGLSRSITSETPDLKLPSDAVRASEAAAKSASLKTIDLRDVSNGRNASSNVISTSIGNIRQGFANGDTIVTLLPVNTKWPWITPARFRPELVPEELMAQGLTLTVEDYVHIMELLVNDVRFNMYNICYKRILVLWIFTAFVVLLGLLFSGVTGLTLFGLGVMWLVLNAAAIFFCMFIKIKLNHNLEKCMAQVNKHLLRHKILLGLDDRGKISCHKVNLCFIYFDTTDCIKKLQEVIEREEREGRVIGGDDASDLSRQRELQQRMDIDDGDIVIQGSTTTRISRKQERAELLLLRYTSRWARHFVRRRLDLVIDSQERDRGVMGLSVPPRHCVSARCPCQFIEDHLKHKPKGYPPGFTWCAYLSEPVGRFDMVPSYQ, from the exons ATGAGTTCCGAGGATACAACTGACAATGCGACAGCAGCCTGTGCTGCGGACAGTGTAACTAATTGCTCCGACGTAGCTGCGGAAAGCATTGGAAAGAATTGGGTCCAATTCGAGGAGGAGACGGACCATCCTGAGGAGACCATCAACGCCGCCAAGAGAAAAGTAGCCGCCAATAGTAGCGGTGCACCCGCCGTGATAAAGCCAGAGTCGGTCACTGTACAGGTCGACAAAATCGGCAAGAGTATCGATAGTCCGTCTGATATTAATGATAGGAAAACCAATGAGTACAGAGGTGCTGTGATTGCAACCGAATCCGTCCAAATTAACTTAGATAGATCAGGTTTAAGTCGTTCGATTACGTCCGAGACGCCGGATCTCAAGTTACCGTCCGATGCGGTTCGTGCGTCAGAGGCAGCGGCCAAGAGTGCCTCCCTGAAGACGATCGATCTGCGGGACGTGTCCAACGGGAGGAACGCGTCCAGTAATGTGATCAGTACGTCTATCGGAAATATCAGACAGGGTTTCGCCAATGGTGACACTATCGTTACTCTCCTGCCAGTGAATACCAAGTGGCCATGGATTACCCCGGCCAGATTCAGACCGGAATTGGTACCGGAGGAATTGATGGCACAAGGACTAACc cTTACAGTGGAAGATTATGTCCACATAATGGAATTACTTGTGAATGATGTGCGCTTCAACATGTATAACATATGCTACAAGAGGATCCTCGTTCTTTGGATATTTACCGCCTTCGTTGTGCTGCTCGGTCTATTGTTCTCCGGTGTGACTGGTCTTACGTTATTTGGACTCGGTGTTATGTGGTTAGTTCTGAATGCAGCCGCAATATTCTTCTGCATGTTCATCAAGATAAAGCTCAATCACAACCTTGAGAAATGTATGGCTCAagttaataaacatttattaaggCATAAAATATTGCTGGGATTGGACGATAGAGGGAAAATCTCCTGCCACAAAGTCAACCTGTGTTTCATATACTTTGATACTACAGATTGCATT AAAAAGCTACAAGAAGTAATAGAACGGGAAGAACGCGAAGGTAGAGTAATTGGTGGCGATGATGCAAGCGATTTAAGTCGACAACGAGAATTGCAACAGCGTATGGACATCGACGACGGTGACATTGTTATACAAGGCAGCACCACCACAAGAATCTCCCGTAAACAG GAACGGGCGGAGTTGCTGTTGCTGAGGTATACGTCTCGATGGGCACGTCACTTCGTGCGTCGCAGACTTGATCTGGTTATAGACTCTCAGGAACGTGATAGAGGTGTTATGGGTCTGTCTGTTCCACCGCGCCACTGTGTCTCCGCCCGTTGCCCTTGTCAATTCATTGAGGACCATCTTAAACACAAGCCGAAAG GGTATCCACCAGGATTTACATGGTGTGCCTACCTTAGTGAACCTGTAGGACGATTTGATATGGTACCAAGTTACCAATAG
- the LOC105838736 gene encoding protein catecholamines up, with translation MTGDNRRAVMRKWISRVIISTFLALIFLNLPTICNSHGFHESPSYKYSKEANEIHSNRYQHHDHDHDHDHDHDHDHDDILHKHSHANVPRKNHIDIIIRAVGSTVIISAAPFFILFFVPLDNTEQREWLLKILLSFASGGLLGDAFLHLIPHAMIPHAHDSDLEVHSHSHSHQEESGHHKHDISVGLCILLGITMFLIVEKAVRIIKGGHSHSHVHHDSQEKKDSSLEKKEKKEKKNSDKAISKIQKAPESDIKIAGYLNLVADFLHNFTDGLAIGASYMAGNNIGYITTLTILLHEIPHEIGDFAILIQSGYSKKTAMGLQLITAIGALLGTSVSLLAEGMGDLATKWILPFTAGGFIYIATVSVIPELLTATKLWQSVMEIIALLFGVYMMVFITKYE, from the exons ATGACCGGGGATAACCGGCGGGCCGTTATGCGCAAATGGATCTCGAGAGTGATAATCTCCACTTTTCTTGcactcatatttttaaatctaccGACGATCTGCAACAGCCACGGCTTCCACGAGTCGCCGAGTTACAAATATTCAAAAGAAGCCAACGAAATCCATTCGAATAGATATCAGCATCACGATCACGATCATGATCATGATCATGATCATGATCATGATCATGATGACATACTTCATAAACATTCGCATGCAAACGTTCCACGTAAGAACCATATCGATATTATTATAAGGGCAGTTGGGTCGACTGTGATCATATCTGCTGCACCTTTCTTCATATTGTTCTTCGTACCATTGGACAACACCGAACAACGCGAGTGGCTCCTCAAGATCTTGCTGAGCTTTGCGTCTGGTGGTCTGCTGGGTGACGCGTTTCTTCATTTGATTCCACATGCGATGATTCCTCATGCACATGACTCGGATTTAGAGGTACATTCACATTCCCATAGTCACCAAGAAGAGTCAGGACATCACAAACATGACATATCTGTTGGTTTGTGCATATTGTTAGGAATAACGATGTTTTTAATAGTGGAGAAGGCAGTGCGCATTATTAAAGGTGGTCACAGTCATTCGCACGTTCATCATGATTCTCAAGAGAAAAAAGACTCGTCActggagaaaaaagaaaagaaggagaagaaaaaCAGCGATAAAGCGATCTCCAAGATACAGAAAGCACCTGAAAGCGATATCAAAATCGCTGGCTATCTGAACCTGGTGGCAGATTTTCTACATAACTTTACAGATGGTCTAGCTATAGGTGCTAGTTACATGGCTGGAAATAATATTGGTTATATAACAACATTAACGATACTGTTACACGAGATTCCACATGAGATTGGTGATTTTGCCATCCTGATACAAAGTGGATACAGCAAAAAAACG gCAATGGGATTGCAATTGATTACTGCTATAGGAGCTTTATTGGGAActtctgtttctttattagCAGAAGGAATGG GTGATTTGGCGACAAAATGGATTCTTCCATTCACAGCAGGAGGCTTTATCTACATTGCAACTGTTTCTGTAATACCAGAACTTTTAACTGCCACTAAACTTTGGCAATCGGTTATGGAAATAATTGCACTTCTTTTTGGAGTGTACATGATggtttttataacaaaatatgaataa
- the LOC105838730 gene encoding uncharacterized protein LOC105838730 isoform X3: protein MSSEDTTDNATAACAADSVTNCSDVAAESIGKNWVQFEEETDHPEETINAAKRKVAANSSGAPAVIKPESVTVQVDKIGKSIDSPSDINDRKTNEYRGAVIATESVQINLDRSGLSRSITSETPDLKLPSDAVRASEAAAKSASLKTIDLRDVSNGRNASSNVISTSIGNIRQGFANGDTIVTLLPVNTKWPWITPARFRPELVPEELMAQGLTLTVEDYVHIMELLVNDVRFNMYNICYKRILVLWIFTAFVVLLGLLFSGVTGLTLFGLGVMWLVLNAAAIFFCMFIKIKLNHNLEKCMAQVNKHLLRHKILLGLDDRGKISCHKVNLCFIYFDTTDCIKKLQEVIEREEREGRVIGGDDASDLSRQRELQQRMDIDDGDIVIQGSTTTRISRKQGKNEQVFCRYVQRWAKDYLRRRLDWTVDEEGGNPSSPRHLASALCPCQYIEEWLRNKPRVQGRDFCPTWSSFLRNRGI, encoded by the exons ATGAGTTCCGAGGATACAACTGACAATGCGACAGCAGCCTGTGCTGCGGACAGTGTAACTAATTGCTCCGACGTAGCTGCGGAAAGCATTGGAAAGAATTGGGTCCAATTCGAGGAGGAGACGGACCATCCTGAGGAGACCATCAACGCCGCCAAGAGAAAAGTAGCCGCCAATAGTAGCGGTGCACCCGCCGTGATAAAGCCAGAGTCGGTCACTGTACAGGTCGACAAAATCGGCAAGAGTATCGATAGTCCGTCTGATATTAATGATAGGAAAACCAATGAGTACAGAGGTGCTGTGATTGCAACCGAATCCGTCCAAATTAACTTAGATAGATCAGGTTTAAGTCGTTCGATTACGTCCGAGACGCCGGATCTCAAGTTACCGTCCGATGCGGTTCGTGCGTCAGAGGCAGCGGCCAAGAGTGCCTCCCTGAAGACGATCGATCTGCGGGACGTGTCCAACGGGAGGAACGCGTCCAGTAATGTGATCAGTACGTCTATCGGAAATATCAGACAGGGTTTCGCCAATGGTGACACTATCGTTACTCTCCTGCCAGTGAATACCAAGTGGCCATGGATTACCCCGGCCAGATTCAGACCGGAATTGGTACCGGAGGAATTGATGGCACAAGGACTAACc cTTACAGTGGAAGATTATGTCCACATAATGGAATTACTTGTGAATGATGTGCGCTTCAACATGTATAACATATGCTACAAGAGGATCCTCGTTCTTTGGATATTTACCGCCTTCGTTGTGCTGCTCGGTCTATTGTTCTCCGGTGTGACTGGTCTTACGTTATTTGGACTCGGTGTTATGTGGTTAGTTCTGAATGCAGCCGCAATATTCTTCTGCATGTTCATCAAGATAAAGCTCAATCACAACCTTGAGAAATGTATGGCTCAagttaataaacatttattaaggCATAAAATATTGCTGGGATTGGACGATAGAGGGAAAATCTCCTGCCACAAAGTCAACCTGTGTTTCATATACTTTGATACTACAGATTGCATT AAAAAGCTACAAGAAGTAATAGAACGGGAAGAACGCGAAGGTAGAGTAATTGGTGGCGATGATGCAAGCGATTTAAGTCGACAACGAGAATTGCAACAGCGTATGGACATCGACGACGGTGACATTGTTATACAAGGCAGCACCACCACAAGAATCTCCCGTAAACAG GGTAAAAACGAACAAGTATTCTGCCGTTATGTGCAACGTTGGGCAAAGGATTACTTACGTCGACGTTTGGACTGGACAGTTGACGAGGAAGGTGGAAATCCTTCTTCGCCTCGTCACTTAGCGTCCGCTCTGTGTCCTTGTCAATATATAGAGGAATGGTTACGTAATAAGCCACGCGTTCAGGGCAGAGACTTTTGTCCTACGTGGAGTAGCTTTCTCAGAAATAGAGGCATTTGA
- the LOC105838730 gene encoding transmembrane protein 268 isoform X2, whose product MSSEDTTDNATAACAADSVTNCSDVAAESIGKNWVQFEEETDHPEETINAAKRKVAANSSGAPAVIKPESVTVQVDKIGKSIDSPSDINDRKTNEYRGAVIATESVQINLDRSGLSRSITSETPDLKLPSDAVRASEAAAKSASLKTIDLRDVSNGRNASSNVISTSIGNIRQGFANGDTIVTLLPVNTKWPWITPARFRPELVPEELMAQGLTLTVEDYVHIMELLVNDVRFNMYNICYKRILVLWIFTAFVVLLGLLFSGVTGLTLFGLGVMWLVLNAAAIFFCMFIKIKLNHNLEKCMAQVNKHLLRHKILLGLDDRGKISCHKVNLCFIYFDTTDCIKKLQEVIEREEREGRVIGGDDASDLSRQRELQQRMDIDDGDIVIQGSTTTRISRKQERAELLLLRYTSRWARHFVRRRLDLVIDSQERDRGVMGLSVPPRHCVSARCPCQFIEDHLKHKPKAGRKMLNLSILPHPHIIST is encoded by the exons ATGAGTTCCGAGGATACAACTGACAATGCGACAGCAGCCTGTGCTGCGGACAGTGTAACTAATTGCTCCGACGTAGCTGCGGAAAGCATTGGAAAGAATTGGGTCCAATTCGAGGAGGAGACGGACCATCCTGAGGAGACCATCAACGCCGCCAAGAGAAAAGTAGCCGCCAATAGTAGCGGTGCACCCGCCGTGATAAAGCCAGAGTCGGTCACTGTACAGGTCGACAAAATCGGCAAGAGTATCGATAGTCCGTCTGATATTAATGATAGGAAAACCAATGAGTACAGAGGTGCTGTGATTGCAACCGAATCCGTCCAAATTAACTTAGATAGATCAGGTTTAAGTCGTTCGATTACGTCCGAGACGCCGGATCTCAAGTTACCGTCCGATGCGGTTCGTGCGTCAGAGGCAGCGGCCAAGAGTGCCTCCCTGAAGACGATCGATCTGCGGGACGTGTCCAACGGGAGGAACGCGTCCAGTAATGTGATCAGTACGTCTATCGGAAATATCAGACAGGGTTTCGCCAATGGTGACACTATCGTTACTCTCCTGCCAGTGAATACCAAGTGGCCATGGATTACCCCGGCCAGATTCAGACCGGAATTGGTACCGGAGGAATTGATGGCACAAGGACTAACc cTTACAGTGGAAGATTATGTCCACATAATGGAATTACTTGTGAATGATGTGCGCTTCAACATGTATAACATATGCTACAAGAGGATCCTCGTTCTTTGGATATTTACCGCCTTCGTTGTGCTGCTCGGTCTATTGTTCTCCGGTGTGACTGGTCTTACGTTATTTGGACTCGGTGTTATGTGGTTAGTTCTGAATGCAGCCGCAATATTCTTCTGCATGTTCATCAAGATAAAGCTCAATCACAACCTTGAGAAATGTATGGCTCAagttaataaacatttattaaggCATAAAATATTGCTGGGATTGGACGATAGAGGGAAAATCTCCTGCCACAAAGTCAACCTGTGTTTCATATACTTTGATACTACAGATTGCATT AAAAAGCTACAAGAAGTAATAGAACGGGAAGAACGCGAAGGTAGAGTAATTGGTGGCGATGATGCAAGCGATTTAAGTCGACAACGAGAATTGCAACAGCGTATGGACATCGACGACGGTGACATTGTTATACAAGGCAGCACCACCACAAGAATCTCCCGTAAACAG GAACGGGCGGAGTTGCTGTTGCTGAGGTATACGTCTCGATGGGCACGTCACTTCGTGCGTCGCAGACTTGATCTGGTTATAGACTCTCAGGAACGTGATAGAGGTGTTATGGGTCTGTCTGTTCCACCGCGCCACTGTGTCTCCGCCCGTTGCCCTTGTCAATTCATTGAGGACCATCTTAAACACAAGCCGAAAG CCGGACGGAAGATGCTGAATCTCAGTATATTACCTCATCCACATATCATCAgcacataa